Proteins encoded within one genomic window of Paraglaciecola psychrophila 170:
- a CDS encoding thymidylate synthase, with the protein MQQYLQLMRHVLDTGVKKEDRTGTGTLSVFGYQMRFDLNAGFPLVTTKKCHMRSIIHELLWFLKGETNIAYLSENNVKIWDGWATDDGELGPVYGKQWRSWEGVDGQVIDQISELVQQIKTNPDSRRLIVSAWNPAVLPDTSFSPKENAEQGKQALPPCHTMFQFYVLEGKLSCQLYQRSGDIFLGVPFNIASYALLTMMLAQVCNLQLGDFIHTLGDAHLYVNHLEQASLQLTREPYPLPKMIINPSIHDIFAFGINDFELKDYQAHDHIKALVAI; encoded by the coding sequence ATGCAACAGTATTTACAACTAATGCGTCACGTATTAGACACAGGCGTTAAAAAAGAAGATCGAACCGGTACAGGTACTCTCAGTGTGTTCGGTTACCAGATGCGTTTTGATTTGAATGCAGGGTTTCCTTTGGTCACGACTAAAAAGTGTCACATGAGATCTATTATTCACGAACTTTTATGGTTTTTAAAAGGCGAAACGAATATCGCTTATTTGTCTGAAAATAATGTCAAGATTTGGGACGGATGGGCTACCGATGACGGTGAATTAGGACCTGTTTACGGAAAGCAATGGCGCAGTTGGGAAGGGGTAGATGGACAAGTTATTGATCAAATCAGTGAGCTAGTTCAACAAATCAAAACCAATCCAGACTCAAGACGGTTAATTGTTAGCGCCTGGAATCCCGCTGTATTACCAGATACTTCTTTTTCGCCTAAAGAAAATGCTGAACAGGGCAAGCAGGCATTACCACCCTGTCATACGATGTTTCAGTTCTATGTATTAGAAGGCAAGTTATCTTGTCAGTTATACCAACGCAGTGGCGATATCTTTCTGGGTGTGCCTTTTAACATTGCTAGTTATGCGCTGTTAACCATGATGTTAGCACAAGTCTGTAATTTACAACTGGGAGATTTTATTCATACCCTGGGCGATGCTCATTTATATGTAAATCACCTAGAACAAGCAAGTTTACAATTAACTCGTGAACCTTACCCCTTGCCAAAAATGATAATTAACCCTAGTATTCACGATATATTTGCGTTTGGAATCAATGATTTCGAATTAAAAGACTATCAGGCACATGACCACATCAAAGCACTGGTGGCTATTTAA